The Tamandua tetradactyla isolate mTamTet1 chromosome 18, mTamTet1.pri, whole genome shotgun sequence genome contains a region encoding:
- the LRRC30 gene encoding leucine-rich repeat-containing protein 30, with translation MGGRQSSVNSKDKGPKGLLLLGRRQRLSAWDDALLSGRDPRSLLKRGMCHVSFSLVTKGMIDVPDFLWGLSEVQKLNLSHNQLMVLPPEVGRLTRLVVLNLCGNRLKSLPREVGLLKSMKVLFVNMNCLTEVPAELSLCTSLQVLSLSHNCLSQLPASFADLSRLRKLNLSNNYFAHIPVCVFSLKELDFLHVGSNRLENIAESIQCLVNLQIFIAENNNIHSFPRSLCSVTSLELLNLNNNDIQTLPHELYLLCKLAKIAWNPMDKGLHISHNPLSKPLPELVEGGLEMLFSYLKEKKHN, from the coding sequence ATGGGAGGCAGGCAGTCAAGCGTCAACTCCAAGGACAAGGGCCCCAaggggctgctgctgctggggagGAGGCAGAGGCTCTCCGCCTGGGATGACGCCCTCCTCTCGGGAAGGGACCCTCGGTCCCTGCTGAAACGGGGCATGTGCCACGTCAGCTTCAGCCTGGTGACCAAGGGAATGATAGACGTCCCTGACTTTCTCTGGGGCCTCTCCGAGGTCCAGAAACTCAACCTGTCCCACAATCAGCTCATGGTCCTTCCCCCCGAGGTCGGAAGGCTGACTCGCCTCGTGGTTCTCAACCTGTGTGGGAACCGCCTCAAGAGCCTGCCCAGAGAGGTGGGTCTTCTGAAAAGCATGAAGGTCCTGTTCGTGAATATGAACTGCCTGACGGAGGTGCCGGCCGAGCTGAGCCTTTGCACCAGCCTCCAGGTCCTGAGCCTGTCTCACAATTGCCTCTCTCAGCTACCCGCCAGCTTCGCAGACCTCTCCAGGCTGAGGAAGCTCAACCTCAGCAACAATTATTTTGCTCACATCCCTGTCTGCGTGTTTTCCTTGAAGGAGTTGGATTTCTTGCATGTGGGCTCAAATCGACTGGAAAACATAGCGGAGAGCATCCAGTGCCTCGTAAACCTGCAAATTTTCATTGCCGAGAACAACAATATCCATTCCTTCCCGAGGTCACTCTGCTCGGTCACTAGCCTGGAGCTGCTCAACTTAAACAACAATGATATCCAGACACTCCCCCATGAACTCTACCTGCTCTGCAAGCTGGCGAAGATTGCTTGGAACCCCATGGACAAAGGGTTGCACATTTCCCATAACCCTTTATCCAAGCCTCTCCCGGAGCTGGTGGAGGGGGGCCTGGAAATGCTCTTCAGCTACCTCAAGGAGAAAAAGCACAACTGA